In the Carettochelys insculpta isolate YL-2023 chromosome 6, ASM3395843v1, whole genome shotgun sequence genome, CTATTCTTTCCCCCTATGGTGTTAAATGGTGCAATTTCTATCAACATTACAAAGCGCGAGGTTAGGGATGTATTACATCATTCTGCGTTCAGTGCAAGCTGAGTAGAAGCAGAGCTGATAAACAAAGGATTTGACAGACTCACAGAGTactaggactggaatggacctcgagaggttatcgagtccagccccctgccctcacagcaggaccaagtactggctagatcatccctgatagacatttatctaacctgttcttaaatatctccagtgatggatattctGCAACCTCCTTaggtgatttattccagtgtttgatcataCTGACAGCtaagaagattttcctaatgtccaacctaaacctccctggctgcagtttaagcccattgcttcttgttctatcctcagaggccaagaaggaaaagttttctccctcctctttatgacacccttctagatacctgaaaactgctatcatgtcccccctcaatcttccaTTTTTCAGACTAAAGATGCACAATTCTTCAGCCCTCTTTCATAGGTTATATTCTCTAGTCCTTctatcattcttgttgttcttttctggaccgtttccaatttcttcacatctttcttgaaatgaggtgcccagaactggacccaatacaCCAACTGAAGCCTAAACAGTGCAGAGTGGAatggtagaatgatttcttgtgtcttgctcacaacacacctggtaatgcatcccagaatcatgtttgctttctttgcaacagcattacactgttgattcatgtgtagcatgtggtccactataacccctagatccctttatgccatactccttcctagacagtcgcttcccattctttatatgtgaaactgatttttccttcctaagtggagcactttgcatttgtctttattaaacttcatcctgtttacctcagaccatttctctaatttgtccagaccattttgaattctgaccctgtcctccaaagcagttacaacccctcccagcttggtatcatctgcaaacttagtaagcgtattgtctatgccaatatctaaaacgttgatgaagatattgaacataactggtcccagaacagacccctgcggaatcccactCGCAATAccttttcagcaggattgagaactattgataactactctctgagtatggttatccagtcagttttgcacccaccttatagtaaccccatctatgttgtgtttgcctagtttattgataagaatatcatgcaagacagATCTATGTTCATGGAAGTTGAAGACTGAATATTTTGGCTCAGACATACCAGGGGTGTTCCTCAAGGACAATCCTTCTTTTCCATGGACCAGGCTTCTAGACTGGTCTACATTCCACACTACAAGATATATTCTTGCTGAGCTACCCTTGAACTTCACCAGAATCCCACCACCACAGCTGGTAGAGGAGAATTTGGAATTTTGATGCAACCTCACTGATTTCCATAGAACAGATAATTGCACAAACATATAAACTTTTCATAAATAAACATTTTCAAGAAAAATTGTCAAACAGACTAAGCAACAAGTTTAGAAATAAAGGAAGAGAATGTTTACTAGAACTGAAATGTACTGTTTGCATCTGTAGCTGATTTCTTCGCAATTATTCCTAGCTTCAGAATCACCTCATTCTCTCACCCCCACGAGATTGAATGTAAAGCTGGTAGCACCTGTAGAACTGTTTCGtatgatctatctatctatctatcacaaTGGTATTCTAGGCTCTTCCCTTGCTAGATTACTCCCAAGAGAATGAAAGAGAGATTCATTCATTGTGCTTGATGGAGACAACATGATGACAGAGAAGCTCAGGTGGGGAAGACCACAGATGTACAATCACAGAATCTTAGAACTGGATGTTTCCTCAAGAGGTAATCCAGTCCAGTTTTGTGCACTCATGGCAGGTACCAGCACCGTCGAGACCATACTTGACAGGTGTTTGCTTAACTTGCACTTCATGTTAATTTGGTACTTCCTGGGAAAGCTGGAAACATCCTACACTTCCTCTAGttgtttccattcatgtgtgaaaTGAATTTATGTGCAGCACCAATATTGATGTGAAGTATTGTGTGCCACCAGTACGCACAAAACACTAGATGATATGTCTTTTATAGGTAGTATTTTCCACTAGTAGCTTCTCTGAGGcatgctttattttttaaaattagattaaTCAAGCTCAGTCTTACAAGGTCAAGAAGCTTTCCCATTCTGTTTGGGGCAATCAGGTGGAACTAACCCACAATGCTATTGTTCCAGTTTTCTAGCTGTGGCCTTTCAGAGATGTGGATTAACTacatcaatgggaaaaaaaaacccttacctCAACATAGAAAGCCTGCACAGTATGGTGCTGTAGCAGCACTCGTGCTGAGTCAGAGGTGTGAGTTTAGTATAGACAGGCCCACTGTTGTGGGGGGAGGAGTAAAAGGGGCAGTTGGCCCTGGACTGGCATTttaaagaggcctggagctctgggtcctgtGAAATACCCTGGAGCTGTTTACCACTGCTATCTATGCAGCTCTGAGAGAACATGGGGGGCAAGGGGGACAACGCTGACTGCCttaagccccatcccttccaccattggcccttctcctcacccactttgtcccCAGGACCACAGTGGCTCTTGTCAGCAATGACATAGGCGCTCCTTGAATCAATGCAGGAGTTCTCCCCCTGCCTCTTAATGTTACTTTTCTCCCCCTTTCCTTCCACTCTTCTCCTTCCTGAGCTAaagctttttctttcttctggTTCAGAATTCACTCAGAAAAGTTAAAATTTCTCCTCTCAAGAGATGTCCTTTCTTCCCTTCCCATGTTATTCAATGAAAGGTTGAAATGCTCTGAATCTGACCGTTTACCTGTGAACTGATTGTGTTTCTTTGTCTGTCCTCCCTTCACTTATAATGAGTTGATAAGCACTGGAGGAGAAATTTATCAGAACTCTAAAATGAAAGTCAGACCTTTCCTGTTTGCTAACCATTCCACTATTACACTGAAtgcctgctgagctgcctcctggggCCACAGGGGTCAAAGTTTGctctttatcagaggggtagccatgttagtctgaatctgtaacagcaacgaagggtcctgtggcaccttatagacaaacagaaaagttttgagcatgaacttttgtgagcacagactcacttcatcagatgctggtcatggaaatctgcagggccaggtataatacgccagagcaaggctggtgataacaaggttagctcagtcaggaaggatgaggcctactaccagcagttgatctggaggtgtgaacaccaagggaggggaagctgcttttgtatttagccagccattcacagtctttgtttaatcctgagctgagggtgtcgaatttgcagatgaattgtggcTCAGCAATTgcactttggagtctggtcttgaaattttttgctgtaggatagctactttcaagtctgctactgtgtggcctgggcgATTGAAGttctctcctatgggtttttgtatattgccatttctgatatctgatttgtgtgcgtttaagAATACGTAAAAAtcggtgctcagggggctggttggctatgggtgctgggtgggggatcgGGGCGTCTGGAAGGTGTGCTGATTATGCACGTGTCTGTGcttctgcctgcatgctctcagcttcctgccacaagaaaTCCAGGGGCATGGAaatttaagggctgctgcacacggtgaccatagaggcccacaggggctggacagagcgtctctcaacccctcagctgatggctgccatggaggaccatgCTATCTgatgtagtgggacgtggatcatctacacatgtcctacttcaacgttggcactattcccatcttctgatgggattagtgatttcgacgtctcaccaccttacttcgatttcaactttgaaatagccagctagcGTAGAAGCGGCTTATGAGAGATATCCTCAGCTCATTTGTGAATACATGATGAAGCTGAAGAAGACTGCATTATTTTACAGAATGAGGGACTAGGTTGCTACCATTGTTCCATTATTGCCTTGAGAAGAAAAAATTGTCTGTTAGGTACAACCTTGTTCTAGCACTCTGTAATTTTGGGCATAGTTCTGGCTGAACTACGCACTCTTTGTGCGACCGTGAAGCAAGACATTtactttctctgtgcctcagttcatcCTCTGTGATTTGAGTGGATGTATATAAGGGCTAAAAAAAGACCCGGGGAATCATCATGATGGTTATAAGGTGGGCATGATATTTCTTCTGCTGGGTAAAATGTGCTAccctttcccttcctttcttttcccagctgcagaaaatGCCCAGCTCCAGATCatgtctccttcccctccccctgtaaTGGGCTGATTAAGAGAATTTGTACTGTGAAAACTGCATGCTTAAGATAAAAGTGCTATAAGCAGTAAACCACGGTGGGTATAATAGTATTCATCATGTGGCTATCATTGTTCATTGTATAGATGTTTATACTACTAAAAGAGCTTGCAGGGAGTTGTAATAGATACGTTTATCTATATACTAACTTGGATAAAAGAGCATACCCATTAATTTTTTATGCACTCGGATAGTTTTTTGGGCTCTGAGGGAGACAAGTATCTGCAATAAACAAGCCCATCCAGTCCATccacctctgtgtctctctcctcttTTCTTTCAAACAAAATGCAGATATCTCTGCACTACCTAACATGGAAGTAGTGATGATAACAGCAACaaacagaagaacataagaatggtcattgtgagtcagaccaaaggtccatgcagTCCAGTGTCCCATCTTCTgaaatggccaatgccagatgaccCAGAAGgcttgaacagaacaggtaatcagtaAGTGATCCCTCTCCAGATATCTCTTGCCAACCTCTGACAAACTAGACACACCATTCAGACctatcctggttaatagccatggatggaccaaTCCTCtaagaatttatctagttcttttttgaaccctgttaaagtcttggtcttcacaaccaccTCTGGAAAAGacttccacaggcctaccatgcactgtgtgaagaaaaaacttccttttgctacttttaaacatgctgcccattaatttcattggatgatcccttgttcttatgttatgggaacaagtaaataactttctcttattcactttttccacaccagtcatgattttgtagaccccTATTATAGCCCCACTCAGTCTCATTTTTagtaaactgaaaagtcctagtctttttaatctttcttcatatgtcatcccttccaaatccctaataatttctgttgccctttctgaaccttttccaatgccaatatatattttttgagatgaggtgaccacatctggatacaatattcaagatgtgggcgtatccTGGATTTATACTGAGGTAATAAACtattctttgttttattctctatcccttttttaatgaagtctagcattctatttgcttttttgactgatgTAGCAGATTGAGTGCATGAACAGTTGTGAGGAGCTTGGAGGAACTGCGCTGATGAGGGCCATCTAACTCTACAATAAGGCAGTCAAGTATGGTTACTATAATTCATGGATGAGCAAAGCGAGGCAGAAAGTATTTAAGACCCACATTTTATAGTTGGCCATAGGCACCCTGAATTAGTCCATGCTTTGGAAAATACTGCCTCTGGATAATTTGACTGAGAAGAGGCAACTCTATATTTTACAAATTTTTTTTAGTTCAAACAATTTCTACATCCTTAAAGGAATAGATTTATTTTCTCATCATAGAACATGGAAAGTAAGAATAAATACAAATGGTCATTTATAAATATAGCTACAAAGACTGGAATTACATGAGATCCTGGGAGTGGGGTATCTATCGATCTTTATTGTAAGTATTAGTAAATACTGGAGCATCTTACAATTCTTTAGAGTGGGCTATAGAAGCTAAGATCACCATGTTTGGGAGTTCTAAGGCTCCACTACCTTAGTCCTCTTGTACCAAGATATCTAAAGAACCCTTGCACTTCAAAGGCTCCGTACCTCAGTCATGTAACTCTCCCTTCAACACAGCATGTTGTGAAACATCACTGGAATTCAGTCTATGTTACGTTGACGCATAACTTAGATGGACTTACAGAATTAGTACATAGCAGCCATGAGAAAGATCCAGGGCCAGGGAAGTAGCTCCATCACTGCCTCTTTGACACCAATATGTCTTGTCCATGTAGCCCTTCATTGTCTTTGTTTTTACACTGCCAAGTATTCAGGAAGGAAAGGAAACGTCCCATCGCTGGTCATGTAAAATGTTTCCTTTGACTCCAAAGGAaattttgcactttttttttccaatttgccaAACATTTGGGGAATGTTCAGATCTGGATGAGgctgaactgttttttttctaAGAACCCAAGAACTCTAAAATCAACTCTTGTCCCAGTTCTATCTACTTCTCACTCATAGTCTCTGAAGCCACACAACTCCCAGAATCCCTGCTCTTCAAAATCTGTGTTCTCCAACAGAACTAAGGAAGAACTTGCAGAAAACCTGCCTGATGTGTTATAAATATTGAGTGTCTTATGTGAATTTATGCCACTATTTAATTTATATGTTAGAGAAAACTAACCCTCTCCATTCTATTTTAATTCATTTGCTTGCAGGCTGTGAAAGaggatgcacacacacaatgctgTCTCTTGCAAACGTTATCCTTACTCTTACTCATTTTGTTCTTTCCTTTGCTGAAAATAAAGACCACTGTGATGGAAATCACCTTTCTGCTCCTCCTGCATGGACAAATACCAGGTGCCAAACTATACGGAACCCCAGAGAGGGCAAAAAGGGCTGCAAAGTATCAAGAGGGTGTGTTGACTGAGCCACACAATTTTCACACACATAATGAAAAACAACGCCTCCTACAAAGAAGAGGGAAACAGATGTGATGTCACCTTCTTCTTTCCCAATACAAAGAGTTCCTCACTTTCAAAGCACATCACATATATTTATGCTTGCACGTGTGAAAGAGGCACTGCCTTGAACTTTGCTGTAGCAATTCCCTCATGAAGCCATGATCTCAGTCGCCTCCTTACAGGAATGCAAAAATCCACttaataatattaatataaaCATAATAGTGAACAATTTCCCCACAGACTTTGTGAAATGACACTGCAAAAGGTCAGGAATTGAATTCACTGTTGTCCACTTCCCATCACTAAACCAGCTTTGAGTTAATCAGATTCAAGAACTGGTTAGGAACTTAAGCATTGCTTTCCTCAACGCTGCCTTCACATCCCTGttcctcaggctgtagaggagtgGGTTCAGCATGGGGATCATTGTCGTGTAAAACACTGAGGCTATTTTGTCTGTGTCCAAGGAATAGCTGGACGAGGGTCGTAAGTACATGTAGAGCTCAGAGCCTTGGAACATAGCCACTGCGATCAAGTGGACAGCACAGGTAGAGAAAACTTTGTGCCGTCCCTTGGCAGAGCGAATCTGCAAGGTGGTTGCAATGATATAGATGTAGGAGAGGACAACAACCACAATGCTGCTCACTAAAATGCAGCCGCTTAAGACAAATAACAAAATCTCATTGAGATGGGTGTCAGTACAGGAGAGTGTTAGCAGTGGGGGGACATCACAGAAGAAATGATTAATGACATTGGAGCTGCAGAATGACAGCTGAAATGTAAAACATGTTTGTATCATTGAATCTACCAACCCCACCACATAGCATCCAGCCACCAGCAGGTTACAACGCTGACTGGACATGGTGACCCTATACAGCAGTGGGTTACAGATGGCCACGTAACGGTCATACGCCATCACAGCCAGCAAGAGACATTCCGTATcttcaaaagagaaaaagaaatacatttgCGCAGCACAGGCAGTATAAGAAATGCTTTTCCTCTCAGCTAAGAAATTCTCCAGCATCTTAGGGGCAATTATTGTGGAACAACAGAGATCACAGAAAGACAGATTCCTGAGGAAATAATACATGGGGGTATGGAGTTGAGGATCAATTGTGATTAAGAAGATCAGCCCCCCGTTTGCCAACAGGGTGATGACATAAATCAGCAGGAAGACCCCAAACAGGGGGACCTGCATCTCTGGATGACCCGTCAGTCCTGAGAGAATGAACTCAGTCACCTCTGAGTGATTTCCCTCTTCCATCTCTGAGCAGAGATCAGGCATCTACAGTGATGTGGGCAGGTGGATGTCTCAGGGAACTTATCTCTTCTCTGTAATGAAGTGAAGAAAAATGATGATCAGTTTCTTAATCTGCACCAGGTTCAAGAATGGGGAAGGACTTAATCCGCAGAGCCAGATGTTCAGAGGTGGCCATTCCAGTTGCTCCATTACATGCACAACTGCACAAATACAAGGACACATAGCTTAATCAAGTCCCCACACAAACACCCCGGTCACTAAATGGCGCAACCAACAGTAACTTGTGCCCCTGCTCTGAGAGAATCAGGCTGAAAACCATCTCAGGCTGAAAAGAATGTTCCTTAGCTCAAGAACAGAATGACAATAGAGGAATGCCAATCATTCTGCCCTCTTGGGGGATGAAGAGCTCTGTTGCTCAGCATGTCTGTTTGGGGTCAAGCTTGCTCTATGTGCTAATTAAGCTTTGAGCATCAGAAAATGGCATTTACCTTAGTCTGTAGGAAATCCTAGTGACATAATGAAAGTCATTAACTTCAAAGACATCATAATTGCCGTATTTTTAAACCAAAGTGGCTGTTCCATTAGCTGAAGAGATAGGGGCTGAGGCTTTTAGCACTGGAAGTGTTGAATTCAATACCTGCTGGTCACCCTAGCACCTGTATGTGAGACAGGACAACAGCACATACCTGCTGAGGAGAGAGAGGTGTTGCAGTGTTTCCCCATCGATGGAAACTGACAATTTGGAGTGTTAAGGAAGGTTTATACTGAGATTTGTGACCCATGGGACATGCTCCATGAAGCAACTAGGAATACTGAGCTCAGAGGGACACAAAACCTAATTAATGATCTCATTGAACCACTCTCAGTGTAACTTATACCCTGGGGATTAATTTGGCTCCTTTCTCCTGTGCTATTAAATGATGCGATTTCCATCCAAGTTACCAAGCAGATGTTTGTACAGTTCATCCTGACATTTTCTGTGGAAGGTGGTTACTGAGCAGAAACCATCAATGAAGGTTTGATTTGTTTTGCTGTCTGTAGAGACCAGAAGTTTTTGGCTGAAAATTTAGTATGTTGTCTCAGAAATACCACAGTGGTCCCTCAGATACCACGTCCCAGCATCCTCTTCCAGGGGCCACGCTCCCAGCTACTAGGATACACAACTTCTCTCCTCTTTCTAAATTGCTGTGAAACATCACGTGTGATCCACAGACACAGCATGGGGAGGACAGGTACTTGGAATTTTGATGGGAAGCTGAAAATTATCATGGAAAATACAATtgcttgaaaaaaataaaaaaaagtcaaaaagaaAATCCAATCTCCCGTAAAAAGTTTCTCTGGAAACACtttggatgcatctacactagcaatttcttAGGAAACATTTTTTGAAGGATGCAGGGTCTTTCGAAAGActccatggagcatctgcacactaaAAGCATTCTTTGagagtaaatcaaaagaatatggtgctccttttgaactcactcttcctttcccttttcaggaagagtgccctatttcgaaagcttcctcagggcccttctttcaaaagaatagtcttcattttcgatgcctggcccatttttttgaaagcgtgggggctgcgtggatgctgtctttcaaaagagcagatgactcttttgagctacttttttgtgtgtggatgaactccttcaaaagaagttctttcagaagacagcttcctgaagagcttcttttgaaagatctctgtagcgcaGACATGGCCTTTCAGTCAGCATTGGCAAGAGGGTGAGAATTAAAGCAACAAAAAGTTTGATACAGCTGAAGTGTATTAACTATTGACACCTGCAACCGATATCTTCTCAGTCATTCCAGGTTTCAGAATCACCTCATCCCAATAGTTAGAATGTAAAACCTGTAGAACATGTAAGAacactatctatctatctatctacctatctaccTATGTATCTATCATACCAATAACCATGGTATTCTATGTCTTTTCCTTTCTGTAAAGCTGAAAACTACCAATGTTCTCTCGAATTTCTCCCATCCATGTGTGAGTTGAAGCTGGTATATGGAACACCAATATCGAGGTCATGTATTGTGCACCAACAGTTAATATTATTATCCTAGACATATTACTCACTTTGTTGCCTGATCACTAGACTGTGTATTAATGTTATGGATTACTTATGTATTTCCAGTTACCATTCCGAAGGTTGACAGGTGCTTGTCTTAGGATCTGGCCCAGTATTCAATTATTTTATGGTTAAGAACCCTGAGGTGCTCAGTTACAACACCCAAGCTATAGGAGCTCTTGTATGTTTACAAGTATAGTTTAtgaatacatttaaaacaaacaccccAAATTCACAAGATACATAGGcaatatacatttatatttctaTATGCTCACATCTTTCCTTCTAGAACAATCTGAAGTGCTGGCCACCATCTTCCTCATCACCTTCATCTTCCCCATTGTCAATTGTGGTCATCATTCTGGTACCTGTCAAGGACAGCATCTTCTTCTCCTGCCAACCTGAGGCTAGCCTACCACTTTCATAATAAGTTGAGCTTTATCATCATAATGTTCACCATGGTAGCGACAATATATTACGTCCTTTTATAAATCTAGGGTACAGAGTAACAGGGGATTGGATCAGCTTTTGCAGTATGGTTTCTGTATGTGTTAGGTGATCTTGCTAAGAGGTAAAGGAAATACTTTATCCATACAAGCTCTGACAAA is a window encoding:
- the LOC142014079 gene encoding olfactory receptor 5AR1-like — encoded protein: MEEGNHSEVTEFILSGLTGHPEMQVPLFGVFLLIYVITLLANGGLIFLITIDPQLHTPMYYFLRNLSFCDLCCSTIIAPKMLENFLAERKSISYTACAAQMYFFFSFEDTECLLLAVMAYDRYVAICNPLLYRVTMSSQRCNLLVAGCYVVGLVDSMIQTCFTFQLSFCSSNVINHFFCDVPPLLTLSCTDTHLNEILLFVLSGCILVSSIVVVVLSYIYIIATTLQIRSAKGRHKVFSTCAVHLIAVAMFQGSELYMYLRPSSSYSLDTDKIASVFYTTMIPMLNPLLYSLRNRDVKAALRKAMLKFLTSS